A segment of the Planctomicrobium piriforme genome:
CTGACTGAGAAATGTGTTTATTGGAGGGAGACATGTTGCGACGGCAAAGTCTCTACCGAGCGTCAAAGAAGACCACGCCTTCCCTGATGTGCGGCTCTCCCATTTTCAAAACACGTTCTTCCGCGGCGGCGGAAAGTTTACCGCCGACGGGCAGACCCGCCTACCGCAGTCCGGACAGGCCGGCTGCGGGGATTCCGGAACAACTCAATGGTGTTCGCGGGTTTGCAGAAACAGGGCCTTCTTTTCGCCTGGCAGAGTGAAGTCGAATCCGCAGCCCCGGAAGAATTCGTCCGAGGAAGTAATGACCATCACTTCGAAGATGTTTCGCTCGGCGGCCAGGTCGACGCAGGCACGCGTCAATTGTTTGCCGACGCCCCGTCCCTGAAACGACGGTTCGACGCACAGCGAACGGATTTCCGCCAGTTTCTTCGAATAGATCTCCAGCGCGGCAAAGCCGACAATCCGGCCGTCTAGCACCGCGACATAGCCGGTCGGCATCAGCACCGTCAGCTCGTCGAGCGTCCGGGGCAGAATCCGGCGAGCCTCGACGAACTTCTCCAGGAATTCGAGGACGTCATCCGCGTCGTCAGCCAGAGCCGCGCGCACGATGATCTGATCCGGGTCGGACCCGTTTTCCGTTGAAGCCATGGCAGAGAGTTCAGAATGCGACACCGGCGGACTTTCTTCGTTTCACAAACGCCGGAGCGGCCGGCCAGGACAGACACACTTACTACTGCGATTTGATCTCAGCGCACTTCAGGTCGAAATTTTAAGCACGAACGCGGGCCATCACAGCCAATTCTTTGTTCCGGCCAGCAAAATTTCCGGAATCCCGGCGAGCTTCGCGTCGCGACGGCCTGAAATCACGCTTCGCAGACAATGAAAACGGCCGGATGTTGAACATCCGGCCGTTGTTTTGCAATCTCAATTTCGAAAGTACCGAATTAGACGTCGTCAGAGTCGTCGTACTCGGAGTAGTCTCGCACGTCTTCTTCGTCTTCGCCGTCCTCTTCCTGATCGCGAGGCGCCCGGCGGAAGACCGCGACCACGTCATCGACAGGGACTACGAACAACACGTTGTTCGTTTCCAGATCGACCGGAATCGCATTCTTCGGATGAAACAGAACTTTGTCGTACTTGGCGATCGGGAATTCGTCGTCGTTGGCGACCTCGACGCTCACTTCGACAACGCGGCCTGTAATCGTGGGAATTTCCGCCTGATCCGGCAGCACGATTCCGCCACGCGTTTTGTGACGGCTGTCGTCCTTGCGAATCAGAATCCGCGGACCCAGGGGTTCAACAAACTCGTTCATGGATCGTTCTCCCCCTCAGTAGAAGGGTTTCTGGTCTGGTGGCAAGCACCCGAATTATAGGCCTCGCCTATACAGATGACGAGATGAATGCAGTCGCGTCAACAGGTTGTGACCAGAATTCTCGCCGCCGTGCGTATTGCGCAAGCGGAGTTATCCGCGTTGCAACCTGTGCTTGGACAAGACGGTAGGGTCATTCGGCCAGGAATTTCCAAATGCAGGTCTGCTCGTAAATTGCGCCCGGCTGCAGGATCGTGGACGGGAAATTGGAATGGTGGACGGAATCGGGGAAGTGCTGGGTCTCCAGGCAGAGGGCACTGCGGCGCGGATAGGTTTTGCCCCCTTTGCCTGTCTGTCCGCTCAGGTGGTTGCCGGTGTAAAGCTGGACACCAGGCACGTCGCATTGAATCTCCAGGACGCGACCGGACGTGGGCGAATAGAGTCGAGCGACAGGCCGCACCGTTCCCGGCTGGCCATCGACGACGAAGTTGTGGTCGTAGCCTACGGCGGGCGTCGTGTCGAGTTGAGCGATTCGGGTTCCCAGGGCGTGCGACGAACGGAAGTCGAGCGGGGTGCCGGCCACGGTCGCGAGTTCGCCGGTGGGAATCAGCGTGGCATCGGTCGGCGTGTAGTTCTCGCCCGACAACTGCAGCTGGTGGTCGAGGACCGTCGCCGCACCGGCGCCGCCCAGGTTGAAATACGAATGGTTCGTCAGATTGACCGGCGTCGGCTGGTCGGTCACCGCTTTGTAGGTGATGGCGAGCTGATTGCTGTCGAGCTTCAGCGTGAAGTTGACCGTCAGCGTCAACGTGCCCGGGTAGCCTTCCTCACCATCGAGGCTGGTGTAGAAGAACGAAACGCCCGTCGCGTCGGACGATTCAAAGCCTTTCCCCTGCCAGATCACTTTATCCAGGCTGCGCTTGGTGCCGCCGTGCAGATGGTTGGGACCGTTGTTTGTCGACAGCTTGTAGGTTTTGCCGTCGAGCGTGAACTCGCCGCCGGCAATTCGGTTGCAGACGCGACCGGTTGTGCAGCCAAAGAACTGGTTGGCCGACGACTCGTACCCGGCGACGTCATCGAAGCCGAGCACCACGTCTTCAGGTTTTCCAGTGCGGTCAGGGACGATCAGGTTCACGATCGTTGCGCCGCGGGACATGATGCGCACCGTCATTCCGGTGCGGTTCTTCAGCGTGAAAATTTCGACCGCTTCACCGGCGGCGGTTTTGCCGAACGGCTCCGGCAGCGGCGCTGCGGCTTGCAGCCAGCCCGGGCTCAATGCCTGCAGCAATAGTGTGAAGAACAAAAACGGACCGGCGGTGTGCTTCATCGGAGACCCTTTTCCACCAGCGAGTGCAATTGCAGGACGGCACGATTATCAGCCGCGCAGCGCTGGTCCACAAGTCAGACGGATTTGGCGTCCGTTGAAGGGGCGTAGCGGCCCCCCAGCAACCGGTGTAGTGAGCGTAGAGAACCTCTTACGCTCCCCTGGAAGAAGTCTTCGTTGAGACAGCAGAAAGCGAGCAGCGTCAGCACCACCACCGACGTCATGCATCGCCAGCGCACAGGGCCAGGTCGCGAGAACGCCTCCAGCAGCGCCACCACGCCCGGCGGGCTGCCGATCATTCTTTCCGGCGCAGCGACGGCTGCGGGGGCACGGGCGTCGAATTCGAGAGACGAATCGACCGACACCTGCACAGCGCCGCGGGGGAGGGCGCTCAGTTCGGAGGTGGTTACCCGGGCGATGAAATCGGGGTCGTTTCGCAGCGCCTGCACCACCTGAGCAAGATGCCGGGTCTCGTGTTCGGCTTCCGTCAGGCGGGCGGCGTTCCGTTCAAAACGCACCTGTAACGATTCGTTTTCAACGAGCCGCGGCGAGAGAACCAGCAAGGCGGTCAGAGCGGCCGCGCCTCCCAGGCTGGGCCAGAACAGCAACGACAACACCAGGGACTTCCAGCCAGCGGAGGGCGTTGTGTCTGGTGTTTCCATGTCCGAACCGCCAGTGAGCCGGGGCCTGCAACAACGAGGAAGTTCACCTCGTGTGGAGTCACCCCGAGGTGGGCTCGTATCAAATCCGTTGAGAGTTGAGAAAAAGCCCCTCACCCCGGCCCTCTCCCCGGAGTACCGGGGCGAGGGAGAAGAGCAGCACATTCCGCGACAATACACTCGTCTTACATCGGCTTGCGATTCGCCGTGCGGACTGGCGATGGGGGAATCATTTTCTCGGTGGTCGCGGCGGGCGATTTGGGCGGAGGGGACAGGAACCGTTCGTCGAGCAGTTCGACCTTGGTCCGGTTTTCCTGCAGCACCTTGATCACGTCGTCATAGGTCTCGATCATCTGACGGCGGAGACGATCCACTTCTGCCAGGACAGCGTCGCGCTTGGCTTCTTCTTTTTGCAGTGCGAGGACGAGTCCGTCTTTCACTTCGCTGGCTGCGTCTTCGGGGGCGTCGGCATTGCCGTTCAGTTCGGCCATCCGCTGATCGAGAGCGGCCTGCGAGCTTTTGATCTGTTCGGTGAGCGAGGCCAACTGCTGTCGCTGTTCGACGACGCGTGAATCTGCAATCACCTGATGTGCCTGCAATTCGGCGGATGTGGTCAGCCAGTGCGCCGGCAACGTGCCGCGGACGTGATACATCCCCTGCGGCCAGCCGGCTGTTTCCTGAGCATAGGGACGCCGGGTCAGGCTGACGATGGCCTGAGTGGGACGGATATCCGCGACTCCAAATTCGCCGAGATACTGCGACTTGGCGCCATTCTCGCCAAACACAAACACGCCTGGCTCAGAGCCGTCAGCGGCTTTCGCCGGCAGGCCGGAGCTGGCGCCGACGCCGAGTTCGATACTGCCAGTCCCGCCGGGCTGGACGCGCGAATTGGGGGCGGCCCAAACGTCGCCCCACGCATGCACGAGCCGTTGACGCTGTTCTTCCAGTTCGCGGACGCGACGACGGGCGTCGGCAATGTCCGTGATCTGCTTCTCAATTTTTTGCTGCTTCGACTCGATGGCGGTCTGGAACGTATGCCGGATCGCCAGAGTCTTGGTCGTCAGCCAGACGGAAAAGCCGGCCAGAAAGACGCATAGCCCGAGGAGTACACTTCCCAACATATGCATCGATCAGTCTCCCGATGGCCTGGCCTTGAGGAACACGCGCTGAAAGGCGCACCGTCCGCCAGTTCGTCCAGCTACCATTTCGTCCAGCCGTGGCGGCCGGCAGCAGAACGTCGCAAAAGTTGCCGGATGTAACGGTTTACGGATTTACCCCGTCAATTCGATCCTAAACCCGTCGCGCGGCAAGCGTCAAGAAGCAGCCGACGATTTCGATGCAGGTTCGGCAACTGGCGGAGAGTTTACGGATTTTGCGGGTGAATTGTCCCGGACGCTCAAGTGTCGCTGGAAGAGCAGGGAGCAAAGTTGTCCTGATGGGAACGATTCAGCGTCCGGGATAATCCGAGCGGACTCGAACAAACGATTGTCCCGGATGATGCGACAGAATTGTCCCGGACGCTCAAAGTGGCACTGGACCAGCGGGGTCAAAATTGTCCCGGAGCGACGATTCAGCGTCCGGGACAATGCACCCGACTACTTCTGACCGGCAACCAGCCGGAAGTGGCCGAACAGCGTCTCGCCTTCCCGGACAATGTAGAACTTCAAGGGGCCGAGAGTCTGCAACTGCGGATGGTTCAGCACGAACTCGATGTTCTCGTTGCTGACCGTTTCCCAGATGTGCAGCCCCACCAGAATGTCGCCGGTGCGAATCCCGTTGATGTCCGCCTGACTCTGCGGACGAACCGAGACCACTCGCATGCCGCCGCGATACGGCTGGCCCGGCACCGGGAAGCCCTGATCGGCCTTCTCCAGTTTCAGTCCCAGCATCTCCCAGCACTTCTCGATCGTCGTCTGCGGAGCGACCGTGTTGTTCGCCACAGTGGAAACCGGCGAGGCGGGAATTCCCTGGGTGGCCGGCGTGCGACGGGCACTGGCGAGTTCTGCGACCCGAAGGTGCAGGGTCTCTTCCTTGCCTTCGCGTTGCACGATGACCGAAACGTCCGATCCGGCGGGTTTGCCGAACATCGAACGCTCGAAATCGGCGCCGTCGACCACAGTCACGTCGCCTGCTTTGGTGATGATGTCGCCTGACTTCAGGCCTGCGGCCAGGGCCGGCGAATCAGGACGGATCGCCTGGACGACCAGTTTGCGATCGAGGCCCTGCTTCATGTCGGTCGTCTGAATGCCGTGATAGGTCAGGTTGTGACGTTCCACATTCATCAGGCGAGCGATGACGCGGCGTGCATCGTCGATGGGGATTGCGAATCCAATCCGCTGAGCCCCGGCGCGGATGGCCACATTGATGCCGATGACTTCGCCGTCAGCGTTGAGCAGCGGTCCGCCGGAGTTGCCCGGATTGATGGCCGCGTCGATCTGAATGAGGTCTTTGTACGACTGTTCGTCGTTGACTTCGACGTCACGTGAGCGGTGGCTGATAATGCCCCGTGTCACTGAGGATTCGTAGCCATAGGCGTTGCCGATGGCGATGACGTCTTCACCCAGCATGAGGTCCGACGAGGTGCCGAAGTTGGCGACCGTCAGCGGCTCGCGGGGTTCGATCTTGATGATCGCCAGGTCTTCGCGAGAATCGTAGGCCAGCACGCGGCCTTCGTACTCGGCGCCGTTATAGGTCGTACAGCGCAGCCGCTCGACGTCCTGGACGACGTGGAAGTTCGTGACGATGTAGCCCCGTTCGTCAATGACGATGCCGGTGCCCATGCCGTTGATCTTGGTCGCCTTGCCGGCGGAAAAGACCACGTCCATCGACTTCTGTCGTTTTTCGGTGTGAATGTTGACCGAAGAGCGCTCGGCGCGTTCGACGATCCTCGTCCGCTCGGTGTTGCGGTAGGAGCTTGCGGCGACGGCGGGCTGGTCGGCCTGCGTCAGGCGCGGTGACAGCGCGAGCATCATCGCCAGGCACCATCCGGCGTGGCAGAAACGCTTCGTCATCGTCAGGCCTGTTCCTGTTGTGAGTCAAGGCAACAGTGGGCGATGTCCGTCCGCCACTCGGGAGCGCATTCCTGTTCACTCCACAACCCCCAACATCGGAACGCCCGTCGCCGTGCCTTGAAGTCCCCTTTGCGCCCGCGCACACCTTGCCCAGTCGTCAAATGTGCAATTAGGCAAACTCTCCTCGCGGTGACGCACGGCTTCCGGAAAATCGGGTCAGGACAGAAAATTCACCTCAAGCCGGCCGTTGCGAAATCGATTTCTTCCGGCCCTTGACCCCCGACAGCCCTCCGCCGACGATGCCTGCACCGCCCCTTGCGGTGTTTCACTGCGATTTCTTCCACCAGGACCACGGCGGATGACCCGAAAAGAGAAAATCGAAGAACGGCTGCGTGCCGACCCGGACGACGTCTTTCTGAACTACACCTACGCGATGGAACTGGCGAAGCTGGAAGATCTGCCGGCCGCGCAGACCGCCTTTGCCCGCACGCGGGCACTGGATGCGAACTACGTCTCGGCCTATTTTCAGGAGGGGCAGTTGCTGGCAGGTCAGGGTGAGGTCGCCGCCGCCCGAGAGATTCTGCAAGCCGGCATCGTCGTCGCGAAAAAAATCGGCGATTCCCAC
Coding sequences within it:
- a CDS encoding tetratricopeptide repeat protein translates to MTRKEKIEERLRADPDDVFLNYTYAMELAKLEDLPAAQTAFARTRALDANYVSAYFQEGQLLAGQGEVAAAREILQAGIVVAKKIGDSHALGEMTDFLDNL
- a CDS encoding aldose epimerase family protein, with protein sequence MKHTAGPFLFFTLLLQALSPGWLQAAAPLPEPFGKTAAGEAVEIFTLKNRTGMTVRIMSRGATIVNLIVPDRTGKPEDVVLGFDDVAGYESSANQFFGCTTGRVCNRIAGGEFTLDGKTYKLSTNNGPNHLHGGTKRSLDKVIWQGKGFESSDATGVSFFYTSLDGEEGYPGTLTLTVNFTLKLDSNQLAITYKAVTDQPTPVNLTNHSYFNLGGAGAATVLDHQLQLSGENYTPTDATLIPTGELATVAGTPLDFRSSHALGTRIAQLDTTPAVGYDHNFVVDGQPGTVRPVARLYSPTSGRVLEIQCDVPGVQLYTGNHLSGQTGKGGKTYPRRSALCLETQHFPDSVHHSNFPSTILQPGAIYEQTCIWKFLAE
- a CDS encoding GNAT family N-acetyltransferase, whose amino-acid sequence is MASTENGSDPDQIIVRAALADDADDVLEFLEKFVEARRILPRTLDELTVLMPTGYVAVLDGRIVGFAALEIYSKKLAEIRSLCVEPSFQGRGVGKQLTRACVDLAAERNIFEVMVITSSDEFFRGCGFDFTLPGEKKALFLQTREHH
- a CDS encoding co-chaperone GroES, which codes for MNEFVEPLGPRILIRKDDSRHKTRGGIVLPDQAEIPTITGRVVEVSVEVANDDEFPIAKYDKVLFHPKNAIPVDLETNNVLFVVPVDDVVAVFRRAPRDQEEDGEDEEDVRDYSEYDDSDDV
- a CDS encoding trypsin-like peptidase domain-containing protein, whose translation is MTKRFCHAGWCLAMMLALSPRLTQADQPAVAASSYRNTERTRIVERAERSSVNIHTEKRQKSMDVVFSAGKATKINGMGTGIVIDERGYIVTNFHVVQDVERLRCTTYNGAEYEGRVLAYDSREDLAIIKIEPREPLTVANFGTSSDLMLGEDVIAIGNAYGYESSVTRGIISHRSRDVEVNDEQSYKDLIQIDAAINPGNSGGPLLNADGEVIGINVAIRAGAQRIGFAIPIDDARRVIARLMNVERHNLTYHGIQTTDMKQGLDRKLVVQAIRPDSPALAAGLKSGDIITKAGDVTVVDGADFERSMFGKPAGSDVSVIVQREGKEETLHLRVAELASARRTPATQGIPASPVSTVANNTVAPQTTIEKCWEMLGLKLEKADQGFPVPGQPYRGGMRVVSVRPQSQADINGIRTGDILVGLHIWETVSNENIEFVLNHPQLQTLGPLKFYIVREGETLFGHFRLVAGQK